The following proteins are encoded in a genomic region of Pungitius pungitius chromosome 17, fPunPun2.1, whole genome shotgun sequence:
- the tap2a gene encoding antigen peptide transporter 2a: MMTGEMAKVTRKGVALVSAVCVDLSLFYAAGLVATRSVFGHFARLWVHAALRCSALSAVTLLTLGDLNPLLIRVIASNSLLPAVFETGTKALYHEDTECGPAAGARCWLVCAAASLLAALFWEITVPDAEDAAAGDEKKQKARVLFGRVLGLYKPEYLLLFGGLVMLTLAVLCEMFIPFYTGRVIDILGTQYLPNEFVSALLFMGLYSLGSSFSAGCRGGFLMCAISSFTCRIKVQLFGALTKQEIGFFETTKTGEITSRLSKDTTLMGRAVCLNVNVLLRTFIKTLGMISLMMNLSWKLTFLVLMEVPITSLIQNIYDTHYQRLSLAVHDSMALANEVANEVVSSIHVVRSFNTERHEARRYDDRLMDTHILKTRQNAVSAVYLLARRLTGLGMQVVMMYYGRLFIRSGQMTTGNLVSFILYQSDLGDNIRTLTYIFGDMLNSVGAAGKVFEYLDRKAQVSMEGKLKPDQLTGNVIFRNVSFAYPTYPDKTVLQDFSLELKSGQMTALVGTSGQGKSTCVSLLQRFYEQQDGEILLDNEPLRSYDHRFLHKKVALVSQQPVLFSGSIRDNIAYGLAECSLDEIQEAARKANAHDFIMKLEEGYDAEVGEGGGQLSKSQRQQIAIARAVVRQPQVLILDEITSSLDMTSENKVHQALASCPNQTLLVIAHKLRTIQRAHHIVVMDDGRVQERGTHQELMELKGSYYRLREELFEEENPAQ; this comes from the exons CGCGTCTCTGGGTCCACGCGGCTCTCCGGTGCTCGGCACTGAGCGCCGTGACTCTGCTCACCCTCGGGGATCTCAACCCGTTGCTGATTCGTGTTATCGCGTCAAACAGCCTGCTGCCCGCGGTGTTTGAGACCGGAACCAAAGCGCTCTACCACGAGGACACCGAATGTGGCCCGGCGGCGGGTGCGCGCTGCTGGCTCGTTTGCGCCGCAGCGTCGCTGCTCGCTGCGCTGTTTTGGGAAATCACCGTGCCGGACGCGGAAGATGCTGCCGCCGGTGACGAGAAGAAACAGAAGGCCAGAGTGCTGTTTGGGAGAGTCCTGGGCTTGTACAAACCCGAATATCTGCTGCTTTTTGGGGGGCTGGTGATGCTGACGCTGGCAGTTTTGT GTGAGATGTTCATCCCGTTCTACACTGGCAGAGTCATTGACATTCTTGGCACTCAGTATCTGCCCAATGAATTTGTATCTGCGCTTCTATTCATGGGACTTTACTCTCTGGGAAG CTCTTTTAgtgcaggctgcagaggaggttTCTTAATGTGTGCCATCAGTTCCTTCACGTGCAGAATTAAAGTCCAGCTGTTTGGGGCTTTGACCAAACAGGAGATTGGCttctttgagacaacaaagACAG gggAAATCACATCACGGTTGTCTAAAGACACCACCCTGATGGGAAGAGCGGTCTGTCTCAATGTCAATGTGCTGCTGAGGACGTTCATCAAGACGCTGGGCATGATCTCCCTGATGATGAATCTTTCGTGGAAGCTCACGTTCCTCGTATTGATGGAGGTGCCCATCACCAGCCTCATTCAGAACATCTATGACACACACTACCAG CGGCTGTCCCTGGCAGTGCACGACTCGATGGCTCTGGCCAATGAAGTTGCTAACGAGGTCGTGTCCAGTATTCATGTAGTACGTAGCttcaacacagagagacacgaaGCCCGTCGCTATGACGACCGcttgatggacacacacatccTGAAGACCCGCCAGAACGCTGTCAGCGCTGTTTACCTTCTCGCACGCAGG ttgaCAGGCTTAGGCATGCAGGTGGTCATGATGTACTACGGCAGGCTGTTCATCCGGAGCGGACAGATGACCACTGGAAACCTGGTTTCCTTCATCCTCTACCAGTCAGATCTTGGAGACAACATCAGG ACACTGACCTACATCTTTGGCGACATGCTGAACTCGGTGGGGGCTGCTGGGAAAGTGTTTGAGTACCTGGACCGTAAAGCTCAGGTCAGCATGGAGGGGAAACTCAAACCGGATCAGCTGACCGGGAACGTCATCTTCCGCAATGTCAGCTTCGCCTATCCTACTTACCCCGACAAAACAGTACTGCAG GACTTTTCATTGGAGCTGAAGTCAGGTCAGATGACAGCGCTGGTGGGAACATCTGGACAAGGAAAAAGCACATGTGTGAGTCTGCTGCAGCGCTTCTATGAGCAGCAGGATGGAGAAATCCTATTGGACAACGAACCACTGAGATCCTATGACCACCGATTCCTCCACAAGAAG gttgctttgGTGAGCCAGCAGCCTGTCCTCTTCTCTGGCTCCATCAGAGACAACATCGCCTACGGGCTCGCTGAATGCTCATTGGATGAGATCCAGGAAGCAGCACGCAAAGCCAACGCACATGACTTCAtcatgaagctggaggagggctACGATGCAG AGGTAGGTGAGGGTGGGGGCCAACTATCTAAGAGCCAGAGGCAGCAGATCGCCATCGCTCGAGCTGTGGTCAGGCAGCCACAGGTCCTCATTCTGGATGAAATAACCAGCTCTCTGGACATGACCAGTGAAAACAAG GTTCACCAGGCTTTGGCCAGTTGTCCTAACCAGACCCTGCTGGTGATCGCCCACAAGCTGAGGACCATCCAGAGGGCCCATCACATCGTTGTGATGGATGACGGCAGAGTTCAGGAGCGAGGGACTCACCAGGAACTGATGGAGTTGAAGGGGAGCTACTACCGACTGAGGGAGGAGCTCTTTGAGGAGGAAAATCCAGCCCAGTGA